Proteins from a single region of Mucilaginibacter daejeonensis:
- a CDS encoding lytic transglycosylase domain-containing protein — MKNSPVIFNFFEGQKVTEVTDSVLNFAEEAVPVQNAKVNRKVRYSIWKHSRYASYNHQLQARAKRYFPLIEPIMELYGIPEDMKYIPLLESGLQPHVRSPRGAAGVWQFMPATARQYGLKVNRRTDERLNTRKATIAACKYLKELYAQFNSWTLAAAAFNGGSPRIAKAINHKNKGNYFYMRLNRETGSYVYSLVAMKEMMDKQAESGGELTTAGLLPAEVLTIN; from the coding sequence TTGAAAAACAGTCCCGTTATTTTTAACTTCTTCGAAGGTCAAAAAGTAACAGAAGTAACAGACAGCGTACTCAATTTTGCCGAAGAAGCAGTACCTGTACAAAATGCAAAAGTTAACCGCAAAGTGCGGTACTCAATTTGGAAGCATAGTCGCTATGCTTCGTACAATCATCAATTACAGGCACGTGCCAAAAGGTATTTTCCATTGATCGAGCCGATCATGGAGTTGTACGGTATCCCTGAGGATATGAAGTACATCCCGCTGCTAGAGTCAGGGCTGCAACCGCACGTTCGATCGCCGCGTGGCGCGGCCGGGGTATGGCAATTTATGCCTGCTACCGCACGCCAGTATGGGCTAAAGGTGAACCGTAGAACGGACGAACGCCTGAACACCCGCAAGGCCACCATTGCGGCATGCAAGTACCTGAAGGAATTGTATGCCCAATTTAACAGCTGGACGCTGGCTGCCGCCGCCTTCAATGGTGGATCGCCGCGTATAGCCAAGGCCATTAACCACAAGAACAAAGGCAATTACTTTTACATGCGCCTTAACCGCGAAACAGGCAGTTACGTGTATAGCCTGGTGGCCATGAAAGAGATGATGGACAAGCAGGCCGAGAGTGGTGGAGAACTTACCACGGCCGGGCTACTACCTGCAGAGGTACTTACCATCAACTAA
- a CDS encoding pseudouridine synthase, producing MVFKRPGNSRDDKSNRSAGRRTGNGDQPRNTSPRTRNANSGFNKDNDGAFKKRSGGDAEQKPYSASRKSSSGGFSSSADRKPYGDRPFRKDNNSGDRPFRKDGNSGDRPFRKDSSSGDRPFRKDGNSGDRPFRKNTNGDGFKSDRSSSYNKRSEGSDDRQSFGNKRPVGSSRKWSDKPADTDRNRPFRERGDNPANVKARTPRDQYSDETTNRTMRGRNKKAATNAEDSHLIRLNRYISNAGICSRRKADELIIAGVVSVNGEVVSELGHKVDPSKDVIRYNGETLKREKMVYVLLNKPKDYITTTDDPQERRTVMHLVDKASKERIYPVGRLDRNTTGLILMTNDGELADKLSHPRNSITKIYHVELNKSLTQGDMNKIEYGLELEDGLIKPDNVSYVQGGTKREVGIQIHSGKNRIVRRIFEHLGYEVVKLDRTIYANLTKKDLPRGRWRYLDEKEIIQLKHLVQA from the coding sequence ATGGTATTCAAGAGACCAGGGAACAGTCGTGACGACAAGTCCAACAGATCGGCCGGAAGGCGCACCGGAAACGGCGATCAACCACGCAACACATCCCCACGCACACGTAACGCAAATTCAGGTTTTAATAAGGATAACGACGGCGCTTTCAAGAAGCGTTCGGGCGGTGATGCCGAGCAAAAGCCATACAGCGCGTCGCGTAAAAGTTCGTCGGGTGGGTTCAGCTCATCGGCCGATCGCAAGCCTTATGGCGACAGACCTTTCCGTAAGGACAATAATTCTGGTGACAGACCTTTCCGTAAGGATGGCAACTCCGGCGACAGGCCGTTCCGTAAGGACAGCAGCTCCGGCGACAGGCCATTCCGCAAGGATGGCAACTCTGGCGACAGACCTTTCCGCAAAAATACCAATGGCGATGGCTTTAAAAGCGACCGTTCTTCATCATACAACAAACGCAGCGAAGGCAGCGACGACCGTCAAAGCTTTGGCAACAAACGTCCGGTAGGTTCTTCACGTAAGTGGAGCGACAAGCCGGCCGATACCGACCGCAACCGTCCGTTCCGCGAACGTGGCGATAACCCGGCTAACGTAAAAGCCCGCACCCCACGCGATCAGTACAGTGATGAGACCACTAACCGCACCATGCGTGGCCGTAACAAAAAGGCAGCCACCAATGCTGAGGATAGCCACCTGATCCGTTTGAACCGTTATATCTCTAATGCCGGTATCTGCTCGCGCCGTAAGGCCGATGAGCTGATCATTGCAGGTGTGGTATCGGTAAATGGCGAAGTGGTTTCAGAACTGGGCCACAAGGTAGATCCATCGAAAGATGTGATCCGCTACAATGGCGAGACCCTGAAACGCGAGAAAATGGTTTACGTGCTGTTGAATAAACCTAAAGACTACATCACCACTACCGACGATCCGCAAGAACGCCGTACCGTAATGCACCTTGTGGATAAAGCCAGCAAGGAACGTATTTACCCGGTAGGTAGATTGGACCGTAACACCACCGGCCTTATCCTCATGACCAATGATGGCGAACTGGCCGACAAGTTATCGCACCCGCGCAACAGCATCACCAAGATATACCATGTTGAATTGAACAAAAGCCTTACCCAAGGTGACATGAACAAGATCGAATATGGTTTGGAACTGGAAGATGGCCTGATTAAACCTGATAACGTAAGCTACGTACAAGGCGGCACCAAACGCGAGGTAGGTATACAGATCCACAGCGGCAAGAACCGCATTGTGCGCCGTATATTCGAGCATCTGGGTTACGAGGTAGTGAAACTGGACCGTACCATTTACGCCAACCTCACCAAAAAAGATCTTCCACGCGGCCGCTGGAGATACCTTGATGAAAAAGAGATCATCCAATTGAAGCACCTGGTACAAGCCTAA
- a CDS encoding lactonase family protein — MSNASNIAADQQIYNLLIGSYTTNGTEGIYIYRFDAASGNATYLNRTPVGINNPTYLCITTDNRFVYAVNENEGMGSISAFAFDAHEGSINLLNTQPSGAGPCYISVDKQHQHVFAANYVSGSVHVFPINEDGSLAPAERILQEQGTGPNEERQDTSHIHAAMLSPNEEFLFYTDLGTDTLNVYRYQAAEATVGGDKHAVVKVKPGDGPRHIAFSPDHRYLYLVTEMGGNIWVYEHEANGQLSHRQTISMLPEDFTGEASGADIQVSPDGRFLYASNRDGLNEIVSYIIDPKNGMLKFLERQSSGGIEPRSFVIDPTGRYLLVANQKSNIIVSFSIDQDTGLINPTGHTISVDQPSCLALAPVS, encoded by the coding sequence ATGAGTAACGCCAGTAACATAGCCGCTGATCAGCAGATCTACAATTTACTGATCGGCTCTTATACCACCAACGGCACCGAGGGGATATACATTTACCGCTTTGATGCAGCGAGTGGTAACGCCACTTATTTGAACCGTACGCCGGTGGGCATTAATAACCCTACGTACCTATGCATCACTACCGATAACCGGTTCGTTTACGCAGTCAATGAGAACGAGGGCATGGGTAGCATCAGTGCCTTTGCCTTTGATGCCCACGAGGGTAGCATCAATCTGCTTAATACGCAGCCCTCAGGGGCTGGGCCATGCTATATATCTGTCGATAAACAGCATCAGCACGTGTTCGCGGCCAATTACGTGAGCGGAAGCGTGCATGTGTTTCCGATCAACGAAGATGGATCGCTGGCCCCGGCCGAACGTATATTACAGGAACAGGGTACCGGCCCTAATGAGGAGCGGCAGGACACCTCGCACATCCATGCGGCCATGCTGTCGCCCAATGAGGAATTTCTGTTCTATACGGACCTTGGCACTGACACCTTGAATGTTTACCGTTATCAAGCCGCAGAGGCGACGGTAGGGGGCGATAAGCACGCCGTGGTGAAGGTGAAGCCTGGCGATGGTCCGCGCCATATAGCCTTTAGTCCTGACCACCGGTACCTTTACCTCGTGACCGAAATGGGGGGAAACATTTGGGTTTATGAGCATGAGGCCAATGGTCAGCTATCGCACCGCCAAACGATCAGCATGCTGCCTGAGGATTTTACGGGCGAAGCAAGCGGGGCCGATATACAGGTATCGCCCGATGGCCGTTTCCTGTACGCCTCCAACCGTGATGGCTTGAACGAGATCGTGAGCTATATTATTGACCCAAAAAATGGAATGCTTAAATTTTTGGAGCGGCAGAGCAGCGGAGGTATTGAGCCGCGCAGTTTTGTGATCGACCCTACCGGTCGCTACCTGCTGGTAGCCAACCAAAAGAGCAACATCATCGTGAGCTTTAGCATTGATCAGGATACGGGCCTGATCAACCCTACCGGCCATACCATTAGCGTTGATCAACCCAGCTGCCTGGCGCTGGCGCCGGTGAGTTAG
- a CDS encoding lactonase family protein, with amino-acid sequence MKKLLLLLCLAPALLVAQPKPPKTLDLLIGTYTTNVPDGIYVYRFYTESGRLVYLNRTSGVDNPSYLCVAPNGKFVYSVNEIGNDRTGSVSAFSFEPKVGKIELINKQPSGAGPCYISVDKDQKHIFSANYAGGSLSVFPLKKDGSIAPASQTIQDQGNGPNKARQEKAHVHTAMLSPDEKHLLYTDLGTDKVNIYRYHSGQEKPLTPSDPASFSLPGGEGPRHIDFSLDKRYMYVVSEMGAHVFAYTYNNGNPKMLQKVSMMEDGSTKEAGGADIHVSPDGRFLYATNRGTANEIVVYAINAESGLLTFIERHDTGGNHPRNFVIDPAGNYLLVANKNSNNIVVYKINHTTGKLTPNGNTVEIDSPTCLKFTPAQ; translated from the coding sequence ATGAAGAAATTATTACTGCTGCTGTGCCTTGCTCCTGCTTTGTTGGTGGCGCAGCCCAAACCTCCTAAAACACTTGATCTGCTGATCGGCACTTACACCACCAATGTACCCGATGGCATTTATGTATACCGCTTTTATACCGAAAGCGGCCGTTTAGTGTACCTCAACCGCACCTCGGGCGTCGACAACCCATCGTACCTGTGCGTAGCGCCTAACGGCAAGTTCGTATATTCAGTGAACGAGATCGGTAACGACCGCACCGGCAGCGTAAGTGCTTTTTCATTTGAACCCAAGGTGGGCAAGATCGAGCTGATCAACAAACAGCCATCAGGCGCAGGCCCTTGCTACATATCGGTAGATAAGGATCAAAAACATATATTCAGCGCTAACTATGCCGGGGGCAGCTTATCGGTGTTCCCGCTTAAAAAGGACGGATCTATAGCACCAGCTTCGCAAACCATCCAAGATCAGGGTAACGGCCCTAACAAGGCCCGCCAAGAAAAAGCGCATGTGCACACGGCCATGCTGTCGCCCGATGAAAAGCATTTGCTATATACTGACCTGGGTACAGACAAGGTGAACATCTACCGTTACCACTCAGGCCAGGAAAAACCGCTGACCCCATCAGACCCCGCATCATTTAGCCTGCCCGGAGGTGAAGGTCCGCGTCATATCGACTTTAGTCTTGATAAGAGATACATGTACGTGGTTAGCGAGATGGGTGCGCACGTATTTGCTTACACCTATAATAACGGCAACCCTAAAATGCTGCAAAAGGTAAGCATGATGGAAGATGGCTCCACCAAAGAAGCAGGCGGCGCCGACATTCACGTATCGCCCGATGGACGTTTCCTGTATGCTACCAACCGTGGCACCGCTAACGAGATCGTGGTGTACGCCATTAATGCCGAGAGTGGACTGTTGACCTTCATTGAACGCCACGACACCGGAGGTAACCACCCGCGCAACTTTGTGATCGATCCGGCAGGCAATTATCTGCTGGTGGCCAACAAGAATAGCAACAACATTGTGGTTTACAAGATCAACCACACCACCGGTAAGCTAACGCCTAACGGCAACACCGTAGAGATCGACAGCCCGACGTGCCTCAAATTCACTCCGGCACAATAA
- the bshA gene encoding N-acetyl-alpha-D-glucosaminyl L-malate synthase BshA yields MKIGIVCYPTFGGSGVVATELGKALADRGHQVHFVTYNQPVRLDFFSENLFYHEVAVSKYPLFEYPPYELALASRLVDVVRFEKLDVLHVHYAIPHASAAFMAKQILATYGIHIPVITTLHGTDITLVGNDRTYKPVVTFSINKSDGVTSVSEHLKQDTYRYFEIEKDIRVITNFIDLRRFSHTPKEHFKKAIAPEGEKILVHTSNFRKVKRTADVVRIFAKVNAQIPSKLLMVGDGEDRPECEQLARDLGVSSNIRFLGKQDAVEEIMSVSDLFLMPSKSESFGLAALEAMACRVPVISSNAGGLPELNIEGLTGYLRDVGDVDGMAERAVYMLEDQDRLNQFKENALNHARKFDLANILPEYENFYLEVIQNSKPLV; encoded by the coding sequence ATGAAAATTGGCATAGTGTGCTACCCCACTTTTGGCGGTAGCGGTGTAGTAGCCACCGAGTTAGGTAAAGCGCTGGCCGATCGCGGTCACCAGGTACACTTTGTTACCTATAACCAACCTGTCCGTTTAGATTTCTTTTCCGAGAACCTGTTCTACCATGAGGTAGCGGTCAGCAAATACCCACTTTTTGAATACCCACCTTATGAACTGGCCCTGGCCAGCCGTTTGGTGGATGTGGTACGCTTCGAGAAGCTGGACGTACTCCATGTGCATTACGCCATCCCGCACGCTTCGGCAGCTTTTATGGCCAAACAGATACTGGCTACCTATGGCATCCACATCCCGGTGATCACTACCCTTCACGGTACTGATATCACCTTGGTGGGCAACGATCGTACGTATAAACCGGTGGTCACCTTTTCCATCAACAAAAGCGATGGCGTGACCTCTGTATCAGAGCACCTCAAGCAAGATACCTACCGCTATTTTGAGATAGAGAAGGACATCAGAGTGATCACCAACTTTATTGACCTGCGTCGTTTTAGCCATACCCCTAAAGAACACTTCAAAAAAGCCATAGCGCCCGAGGGTGAAAAGATCCTGGTGCATACTTCCAACTTCAGGAAGGTGAAGCGCACGGCCGATGTGGTGCGCATATTTGCCAAGGTAAATGCGCAGATCCCATCAAAGTTATTGATGGTGGGTGATGGTGAGGACCGCCCGGAATGTGAGCAACTGGCGCGCGACCTCGGGGTAAGCTCCAATATCCGTTTCCTGGGTAAGCAGGATGCCGTGGAAGAGATCATGTCGGTGTCTGACCTGTTCCTGATGCCTTCTAAATCAGAAAGCTTCGGTTTAGCTGCGCTGGAAGCCATGGCCTGCCGGGTGCCCGTGATCAGCAGTAACGCAGGTGGTTTGCCCGAATTGAACATTGAGGGACTGACCGGTTACCTGCGCGATGTGGGCGACGTTGACGGCATGGCCGAACGCGCCGTGTATATGCTGGAGGATCAGGACCGCCTGAACCAGTTCAAGGAAAATGCCCTGAACCACGCCCGCAAATTTGACCTGGCCAACATATTACCAGAGTATGAGAACTTCTACCTGGAGGTGATCCAGAACAGTAAACCGTTAGTATAG